From Marivirga harenae, one genomic window encodes:
- a CDS encoding VOC family protein has translation MKLGAFSVSLAVKDLQTSKSFYEKLGFEKFGGDMEMNYLIMKNGDSLIGLFQGMFEENILTFNPGWDSSAQEVEGYDDVRAIEKELKSKGIQFAQETDGSKSGPASFVITDPDGNTILVDQHI, from the coding sequence ATGAAGTTGGGTGCATTTTCAGTCAGTTTAGCAGTAAAGGATCTACAAACCTCAAAGAGCTTTTATGAAAAGCTAGGATTTGAAAAGTTTGGAGGAGATATGGAAATGAATTATCTCATTATGAAAAATGGGGATTCTTTGATTGGACTTTTTCAAGGCATGTTTGAGGAAAATATCTTGACCTTCAATCCGGGCTGGGATTCAAGTGCTCAGGAAGTGGAAGGTTATGATGATGTTAGAGCAATTGAAAAGGAATTGAAAAGCAAGGGGATTCAATTTGCTCAAGAAACGGACGGGAGTAAAAGCGGTCCGGCAAGTTTTGTAATTACCGACCCCGATGGAAATACGATTTTGGTTGATCAACATATTTGA
- a CDS encoding adenosine kinase, translating to MSNKKYDVYGIGNALVDIITEVSEEFVLENKVEKGVMTLVEEDRQAELLNSMKITEEHMQGGGSAANTLVAASQFGAKGFYSCKVANDTEGVFFLNDLKANGLDTVLTPETAPVGTTGKVLVMTTPDAERTMNTFLGITSDFSEKEIHEYALKDSKYLYLEGYLVTSESGLAAMKKAKKIAEENGVKTALTFSDPSMVRYFKEQMESVVGASVDLLFCNEEEAALFTGENDIESIREELKKVAKKFAITQGKNGAVIYDGDTFIDIEPYQVKAIDSNGAGDMFAGAFLYAITNGHSYADAGKLASLASSKIVTQMGPRLTWPDAKELLNRWQNN from the coding sequence ATGTCCAACAAAAAATATGATGTTTACGGAATAGGTAATGCCTTAGTCGATATTATCACAGAAGTATCAGAAGAGTTCGTACTGGAGAATAAAGTAGAGAAAGGGGTAATGACATTGGTTGAAGAAGATCGTCAGGCAGAACTACTCAATTCTATGAAAATTACGGAAGAGCACATGCAAGGCGGAGGATCTGCTGCCAATACCTTAGTAGCCGCGAGTCAGTTTGGTGCCAAAGGATTTTACTCTTGCAAAGTAGCCAATGACACTGAAGGTGTCTTCTTTCTTAATGATTTGAAAGCAAATGGGCTAGATACTGTTTTAACTCCAGAAACTGCACCCGTTGGGACAACAGGGAAAGTTTTGGTGATGACCACTCCTGATGCTGAAAGAACGATGAATACCTTCTTAGGAATTACTTCTGATTTTTCTGAAAAAGAAATTCATGAGTACGCACTTAAAGATTCTAAATATTTGTATCTGGAAGGATACTTAGTGACTTCTGAAAGTGGATTGGCTGCTATGAAAAAAGCTAAGAAAATTGCAGAAGAAAATGGCGTAAAAACTGCCTTAACTTTTTCAGATCCATCGATGGTGAGATATTTCAAAGAGCAAATGGAATCTGTGGTGGGTGCTAGTGTGGACTTACTATTCTGCAATGAGGAAGAAGCTGCTTTATTCACAGGAGAAAATGATATTGAAAGTATCCGGGAAGAATTAAAGAAAGTGGCGAAGAAATTTGCCATCACGCAAGGGAAAAATGGTGCTGTTATCTATGATGGAGACACATTTATTGATATCGAACCCTACCAAGTAAAAGCCATAGACAGCAATGGTGCAGGTGACATGTTTGCCGGTGCTTTTTTATATGCCATTACCAATGGTCATAGCTATGCTGATGCTGGAAAATTAGCCTCTTTGGCCAGTTCGAAAATCGTTACGCAAATGGGACCAAGATTAACTTGGCCTGATGCTAAAGAGTTATTGAATAGATGGCAGAATAATTAG
- a CDS encoding glycerophosphodiester phosphodiesterase family protein, translating into MKNLILFSLILMISACSQTPENYENIDWQGHRGARGVYPENTWAAFQYAIDQNMTTLEMDVVITKDEKVVLSHEPYLNHKICLDTAGQPITERAEKGWNIYKMTYEELQKCDCGSLKNPDFPNQKQVSSPKPLLYDIIKKTIEYCEKEGKELPFMNVEIKYEDGMQNVYHPNIKKFSRLVFKVLFMEYPQEKWNIQSFDFDVLKHFHKTFPKVPLAALVYESGAWEKQFEELGFTPAIYSPYHQLVDKNMVTALHEKGVKIIPWTVNEEKDAKRLLKIGVDGIITDYPQLADKFRNNP; encoded by the coding sequence ATGAAAAATCTAATTCTCTTTTCCCTAATTCTTATGATTTCGGCATGCTCCCAAACTCCTGAAAACTACGAAAACATAGACTGGCAAGGCCACAGAGGAGCCAGAGGGGTTTATCCTGAAAATACCTGGGCTGCATTTCAATATGCCATAGATCAAAACATGACTACTTTGGAAATGGATGTAGTCATCACCAAAGATGAAAAAGTGGTGCTTTCACATGAACCCTATTTAAACCACAAAATATGTTTAGATACTGCTGGTCAACCCATCACTGAAAGAGCAGAAAAAGGATGGAATATATACAAAATGACTTACGAGGAACTGCAAAAATGTGATTGCGGAAGCCTGAAAAACCCTGATTTCCCAAATCAAAAACAAGTTAGTTCTCCTAAGCCCTTACTCTATGATATTATTAAAAAAACAATTGAATACTGTGAAAAAGAAGGAAAAGAGCTTCCTTTTATGAATGTGGAAATTAAGTATGAAGACGGCATGCAGAATGTCTATCATCCTAATATCAAGAAATTTAGTCGCTTAGTCTTTAAGGTACTATTTATGGAATACCCACAAGAAAAATGGAACATCCAATCATTTGATTTTGATGTATTGAAACACTTCCATAAAACTTTCCCTAAAGTTCCATTGGCCGCATTGGTTTATGAAAGTGGTGCTTGGGAAAAACAGTTTGAAGAATTAGGGTTTACGCCTGCAATTTACAGTCCTTATCACCAATTAGTGGATAAAAATATGGTGACTGCGCTTCATGAAAAAGGAGTAAAAATCATCCCATGGACAGTAAATGAAGAAAAAGATGCTAAAAGATTACTGAAAATAGGGGTTGACGGCATTATTACAGATTATCCTCAATTAGCCGACAAATTCCGCAATAATCCTTAA
- a CDS encoding MATE family efflux transporter produces MLQRIRKYIVFLQYAIKGTNEDLTNIKISRAIILLSIPMVLEMVMESLFAVVDVFFVAQVSTNAVATVGLTESVITIVYSLGIGLSMAATAMVARRIGEKKKKEASHTAVQSIILTVAVSLVLSVAGFIYGEDVLRLMGGEEELIQEGKWYTKILFASNGTIMLLFLINGIFRGAGNASIAMRALWLSNILNMILDPIFIFGWGPIPAMGVTGAAVATAIGRSIGVLYQLYHLLKGTGVISVSFQHIKPDFAVLKRIVKIASGGVGQFLIESASWIFLVRIISNFGSEVLAGYTIALRIIIFTILPSFGISNAGATLVGQNLGAKLPDRAEKSVWLAARYNVVFLFSVSLIFYIFSNEIVGIFTDVETVKKEAIKAVRYICFGYIFFAYGMVLSHAFNGAGDTKTPTIINFVCFWLFQIPLAYFMANDLGFGSDGVYLGIVFAFALLAVISIIWFKRGKWKLTEV; encoded by the coding sequence ATGCTTCAAAGAATCCGAAAATATATCGTATTTCTTCAGTATGCTATCAAAGGCACTAATGAGGATCTTACTAATATAAAAATTAGCCGGGCTATTATTCTATTGTCTATTCCTATGGTTTTAGAAATGGTGATGGAGTCGCTTTTTGCCGTGGTGGATGTGTTTTTTGTGGCTCAGGTGAGTACGAATGCAGTGGCTACTGTTGGACTTACGGAATCCGTAATCACTATTGTTTATTCATTAGGAATTGGTTTAAGCATGGCAGCAACCGCTATGGTGGCCAGACGAATCGGGGAGAAAAAGAAGAAGGAAGCCTCTCATACAGCAGTTCAATCCATCATTTTGACAGTAGCAGTTTCTTTGGTTTTGAGTGTGGCAGGCTTTATTTATGGCGAGGATGTTCTTCGATTAATGGGAGGCGAAGAAGAGTTAATTCAAGAGGGCAAATGGTACACTAAGATTTTATTTGCTAGTAATGGTACCATTATGTTGCTTTTCTTAATCAATGGAATTTTCCGCGGTGCAGGAAATGCGTCTATTGCCATGCGTGCTCTGTGGTTAAGCAATATTTTGAACATGATCCTAGATCCGATCTTTATTTTCGGATGGGGACCTATCCCAGCCATGGGTGTGACTGGCGCTGCGGTGGCTACAGCAATAGGCAGAAGCATTGGGGTTTTATATCAATTGTATCACCTTTTGAAAGGGACTGGTGTGATCAGTGTTTCTTTTCAACATATTAAGCCAGATTTCGCGGTTCTGAAAAGGATTGTAAAAATTGCTTCCGGTGGAGTAGGACAGTTTTTAATTGAATCCGCAAGCTGGATATTTTTAGTTCGAATCATATCTAATTTTGGAAGTGAAGTTTTGGCAGGCTACACGATTGCTCTGAGAATTATCATTTTCACGATTCTACCATCCTTTGGAATTAGCAATGCAGGCGCAACTTTAGTGGGACAAAATTTAGGGGCAAAACTACCGGATAGAGCCGAGAAATCCGTCTGGTTGGCAGCTCGTTATAATGTTGTTTTCCTTTTCTCGGTGTCTTTAATTTTCTATATTTTTTCTAATGAAATTGTAGGGATTTTCACGGATGTAGAGACGGTAAAAAAAGAAGCTATCAAGGCAGTGCGCTATATTTGCTTTGGTTATATCTTCTTCGCTTACGGTATGGTGTTGAGTCATGCTTTCAACGGGGCGGGGGATACCAAAACACCTACAATCATTAATTTTGTATGCTTCTGGCTGTTTCAAATTCCATTGGCCTATTTCATGGCAAATGATCTAGGTTTTGGTTCTGATGGTGTTTACCTGGGGATTGTTTTTGCCTTTGCACTTTTAGCAGTAATTTCAATTATCTGGTTCAAAAGAGGGAAGTGGAAATTGACTGAGGTTTAG
- a CDS encoding CaiB/BaiF CoA transferase family protein — protein MPPIFKTLRVIELANVLAGPSVGQFFAELGAEVIKIENPKTNGDVTRSWKLNNENAEDSVSAYFSAANSGKKSIGLDITDQQDLSILHKLITKSDIVIASYKAGDAEKLKVDYQSLKSINSKIIYGQITGYGDDNERVGYDAIIQAESGFMSMNGEPDGSSLKMPVALVDVLAAHHLKEAILLAYINLLKTNEGAKVSVSLFESAIASLANQATNYLIAGHDPQKMGAEHPNISPYGTVLHTSDQKEILLAVGTNTQFQKLCDILEIPKMALDEDFKTNASRVENRKKLNQLLLEKAQSFESETLLNKLKSAQVPAGKLQSVGQALEGNDGQEMIMKFEESVTGLRNFAANLSFMGRISHLAPPPEFDQDRTEILALL, from the coding sequence ATGCCTCCAATCTTCAAAACCCTTCGCGTAATCGAATTAGCAAACGTCCTCGCAGGTCCTTCTGTAGGTCAGTTTTTTGCTGAGCTAGGCGCTGAAGTAATTAAAATAGAAAATCCAAAAACAAATGGCGATGTCACCCGCTCATGGAAGCTTAACAATGAAAATGCTGAAGATTCAGTTTCAGCCTATTTCTCGGCAGCGAACAGCGGTAAAAAATCAATTGGACTCGATATCACTGATCAGCAAGACTTATCCATTTTACATAAATTAATTACCAAATCCGATATCGTAATTGCCAGTTATAAAGCAGGTGATGCTGAGAAGTTGAAGGTTGATTATCAATCTTTAAAGTCCATCAATTCTAAGATTATCTACGGCCAAATAACAGGCTATGGAGATGATAATGAACGGGTGGGATACGATGCCATCATCCAGGCGGAAAGCGGTTTTATGAGTATGAATGGCGAACCTGACGGTAGCTCTTTGAAAATGCCAGTTGCTCTAGTGGATGTTTTAGCTGCACATCACTTGAAAGAAGCAATTTTACTAGCATATATCAACCTGCTTAAGACCAATGAAGGAGCAAAAGTATCAGTATCACTATTTGAATCTGCAATTGCTTCATTAGCCAATCAGGCTACAAATTATTTGATTGCAGGCCACGATCCGCAAAAGATGGGGGCTGAGCATCCTAATATTTCACCTTATGGAACAGTTTTGCATACTTCCGATCAAAAAGAAATTCTTTTGGCTGTAGGGACCAATACTCAATTTCAAAAACTTTGTGATATTTTGGAAATACCCAAAATGGCTCTGGATGAAGATTTTAAAACCAATGCCTCGAGAGTAGAAAATAGAAAAAAATTAAATCAATTATTGCTGGAAAAAGCCCAGTCTTTTGAATCGGAAACCCTACTCAATAAATTAAAATCTGCTCAGGTTCCTGCCGGAAAATTGCAATCGGTTGGACAGGCTTTGGAAGGAAATGACGGCCAAGAAATGATTATGAAATTTGAGGAATCTGTAACAGGATTAAGAAATTTTGCGGCTAATTTATCATTCATGGGAAGAATCTCCCACCTTGCCCCACCACCCGAATTTGATCAAGATAGAACCGAAATATTGGCTTTGCTGTAG
- the mraZ gene encoding division/cell wall cluster transcriptional repressor MraZ, whose amino-acid sequence MAFFTGEYDCKLDAKGRMVLPAKIKNALPEGSGDEIVVRRGFEPCLVLYPMLEYKKIFSKIAGLNEFNAEYRNLQRNFFRGNAIVELDSAGRILIPKNMMAFAGLERESIVVGMGNRVEIWDASKYDDYLIKDQKEFSDLAEKHLFES is encoded by the coding sequence ATGGCATTCTTCACCGGTGAATATGATTGTAAGCTAGACGCCAAAGGGCGTATGGTCTTGCCTGCCAAGATCAAAAATGCTCTACCTGAGGGTAGCGGTGATGAAATAGTGGTGCGCAGAGGATTTGAGCCATGTTTGGTGCTTTACCCGATGCTCGAATACAAAAAGATTTTTTCAAAGATTGCCGGCTTGAACGAATTTAATGCAGAATACAGAAATCTACAGCGCAATTTCTTCAGGGGCAATGCAATCGTGGAACTCGATAGTGCCGGAAGAATTTTGATTCCTAAGAACATGATGGCCTTTGCCGGATTAGAAAGAGAATCGATAGTAGTAGGGATGGGAAATAGAGTTGAAATATGGGATGCATCGAAATATGATGATTACCTCATTAAAGACCAGAAAGAATTTTCTGATTTAGCTGAGAAACACCTTTTTGAATCTTAA
- the rsmH gene encoding 16S rRNA (cytosine(1402)-N(4))-methyltransferase RsmH produces MSEYHEPVMLQQCLEGLAIKPNGIYVDLTFGGGGHSKAILEKLKEGKLFGFDQDQDAEANAEAIAHSGFEFVQANFRFVKKYLKLYRIKEVDGVLADLGVSSHQFNKAERGFSTRFDAELDMRMDQHAPVSAKEVVNDYSEAKLHKILGLYGEVRNAKTLASAIVSARANAPINTIGELKEVLQKFAKRGRENKYYAQVFQALRIEVNEELKALEEALLQMEDLIKPGGRLVVMSYHSLEDRLVKNFINKGKLDGEEEKDFYGNVLKPFKAINRKPITAEEDELASNNRARSAKLRVAERL; encoded by the coding sequence ATGAGCGAATATCACGAACCGGTTATGTTACAGCAATGTCTGGAGGGTTTGGCTATTAAGCCCAACGGCATTTATGTTGATTTGACTTTTGGCGGTGGGGGACACTCAAAAGCTATTTTAGAAAAACTTAAGGAAGGAAAGCTATTTGGCTTTGACCAGGATCAGGATGCTGAGGCCAATGCCGAAGCAATAGCCCATTCTGGTTTTGAGTTTGTTCAGGCTAATTTTCGATTTGTAAAAAAATATTTGAAATTATACCGTATCAAAGAAGTTGATGGGGTATTAGCTGATTTAGGAGTTTCTTCCCATCAGTTCAATAAAGCCGAAAGAGGATTTTCCACTCGCTTTGATGCAGAATTGGATATGCGAATGGATCAGCATGCTCCGGTGAGTGCAAAAGAAGTGGTGAATGATTACAGTGAAGCGAAGTTGCATAAAATTTTAGGACTTTATGGCGAGGTTCGAAATGCCAAAACGTTAGCTTCTGCTATTGTATCTGCAAGAGCCAATGCTCCCATCAATACGATAGGAGAATTGAAAGAGGTGTTACAGAAATTCGCTAAGCGCGGCAGAGAAAATAAATATTACGCACAGGTTTTTCAAGCACTCAGAATTGAAGTGAACGAGGAGCTAAAAGCTTTGGAAGAAGCCTTGTTGCAGATGGAAGACTTGATTAAGCCAGGCGGTCGTTTGGTAGTGATGAGCTACCATAGCTTGGAAGATAGATTGGTAAAAAATTTTATTAATAAAGGTAAATTAGACGGTGAAGAGGAAAAGGATTTCTACGGAAATGTATTGAAGCCATTTAAAGCGATCAATAGAAAGCCTATTACTGCTGAGGAGGATGAATTAGCAAGTAATAATCGGGCTCGAAGTGCAAAATTAAGAGTAGCTGAAAGGTTATGA
- a CDS encoding FtsL-like putative cell division protein, which translates to MSENTFKKKDKNQAKDSASGSIFSKLDKKLGGNNGEGGLPVHYLPYVLFLVAIGIFYIGNSHYADKTTRKIDKLHQEVEDLRADYTTLKSEYMFASKQSEVAKKVKKLGLKESEKPPFKIVIEKGEY; encoded by the coding sequence ATGAGTGAAAATACGTTTAAAAAGAAGGATAAAAACCAAGCGAAAGATTCAGCTTCAGGGAGCATATTCTCCAAGTTGGATAAAAAGCTGGGCGGGAATAATGGCGAAGGGGGATTACCAGTGCATTATCTGCCGTATGTTTTATTCTTAGTAGCGATAGGAATTTTTTATATAGGTAATAGTCATTATGCCGATAAGACCACGCGTAAAATCGATAAGCTTCATCAAGAAGTGGAGGATTTAAGAGCGGATTATACCACTTTGAAATCAGAATATATGTTTGCATCCAAACAATCGGAGGTTGCAAAAAAAGTTAAAAAATTAGGGTTAAAGGAATCAGAAAAACCACCATTCAAAATAGTAATAGAAAAAGGTGAATATTAA
- a CDS encoding penicillin-binding protein — MNIKKSILLRVRLAFLAIVIFAGAIMYQIFHIQWMEGDKWQKMAEEINMSYQEVKATRGNIYSDNGSLLATSLPFYKVAFDPTIADDQLFRESIDSLSLMLSKSFGRNSTYYKQRITSARQKGKQYIFLSSDLIGYQKKKEMETWPIFREGRLGGGVIFTKTDKRFRPFSNLAFRTIGFLNENDYGAGLEYSFNKYLAGTHGKALFQKISGSSWRPVNDGSEIRPKDGFDIQTTIDINLQDVSESALLRHLIKHDADMGCVVVMEVKTGEIKAISNLKKLSSGKYGEVYNYAVGSHGLREPGSTFKLASYMALLEEKNIQLSDSIETGNGELKFYKDKVRDHKPGGYGTMSIQDAFEKSSNIAIAKLVDETFRENPQRFLDYLKTMGVTQPLGFQMVGEGKPNIPPIKQWSGITLPWMAYGYGLELTPLHTLTLFNAVANNGKMIRPLLVKSIKKTDKEINTFKTSVISSQICSKETLDKLKIMLEGVVENGTASNISNSEYKIAGKTGTAQSLKDGRYVRQYYTSFAGYFPADNPKYSAIVVMDNPKGYQQYGSDVAAPVFKEIADKIFALDLNMHEEYELADKPETGIFPVVQAGNKQDLSAMLNYLGVSNHADGQEIEWVRASIHNNSIKWQPNNDHQQGLVPDVRGMTLRDALYLLENTGLKVEVKGEKGRVSQQSQYPGSRALKGSTIKLEVG; from the coding sequence GTGAATATTAAGAAGTCCATATTGCTCAGAGTTCGATTGGCATTTTTGGCTATTGTCATTTTTGCTGGGGCTATTATGTACCAGATTTTCCACATCCAATGGATGGAGGGAGATAAATGGCAAAAAATGGCTGAGGAAATCAATATGAGCTATCAGGAAGTGAAAGCTACTAGGGGGAATATTTATTCTGACAATGGAAGTTTATTGGCTACTTCTTTGCCTTTTTATAAAGTAGCATTTGATCCCACCATAGCAGATGATCAATTATTCAGAGAAAGTATTGATTCATTAAGCTTAATGTTATCAAAAAGCTTTGGGCGTAACTCAACTTATTATAAACAACGAATAACTTCGGCCAGACAAAAAGGAAAGCAGTACATTTTCCTTTCAAGTGACCTAATTGGTTATCAAAAGAAAAAGGAAATGGAAACATGGCCTATTTTTCGTGAAGGACGATTAGGTGGCGGAGTAATTTTCACTAAAACAGATAAAAGATTTAGACCATTCTCAAATCTGGCTTTCCGAACTATAGGATTTTTAAATGAGAACGATTATGGAGCTGGCCTGGAATACAGCTTTAATAAGTATTTAGCCGGAACCCATGGGAAAGCATTATTCCAGAAAATTTCTGGAAGCAGTTGGAGGCCTGTAAATGATGGTTCTGAAATCAGGCCCAAAGACGGTTTTGATATTCAAACAACCATTGACATTAATCTACAAGATGTTTCTGAATCAGCCTTATTACGTCATTTAATAAAGCATGATGCCGATATGGGCTGTGTAGTGGTTATGGAAGTTAAGACGGGAGAAATCAAAGCTATTTCTAATCTGAAAAAGCTTTCAAGTGGAAAATATGGTGAAGTTTATAATTATGCGGTCGGAAGCCATGGTTTAAGAGAGCCGGGTTCTACCTTCAAATTAGCTTCTTATATGGCACTCTTGGAGGAAAAAAATATTCAACTTTCTGATTCTATTGAAACTGGTAATGGAGAATTGAAATTTTATAAGGACAAAGTGAGGGACCATAAACCAGGTGGTTATGGAACAATGTCAATTCAAGATGCATTTGAGAAATCTTCTAACATTGCCATTGCGAAATTAGTAGATGAAACATTTCGTGAAAATCCACAGCGGTTCCTAGATTACTTGAAAACAATGGGAGTGACGCAGCCATTAGGTTTTCAAATGGTCGGAGAAGGGAAGCCGAATATTCCACCAATCAAGCAGTGGAGCGGAATCACTTTGCCATGGATGGCTTATGGTTATGGCTTGGAATTAACGCCATTACATACTTTAACTTTGTTTAATGCAGTAGCGAATAACGGGAAAATGATCCGTCCGCTTTTGGTGAAATCAATTAAGAAAACAGACAAAGAAATTAATACTTTCAAAACCAGTGTGATCAGCAGTCAGATTTGCTCAAAAGAAACATTAGATAAATTAAAGATCATGTTAGAAGGAGTTGTAGAAAATGGAACTGCATCTAACATTAGCAATTCGGAGTATAAAATAGCAGGTAAAACGGGTACAGCCCAAAGTTTGAAAGATGGGCGCTATGTTAGGCAATACTATACTTCATTTGCCGGTTATTTTCCTGCAGATAACCCCAAATATTCAGCCATTGTGGTAATGGATAATCCTAAAGGATATCAGCAATATGGTTCCGATGTGGCTGCCCCGGTTTTTAAAGAGATTGCCGACAAAATATTTGCGCTGGATTTGAATATGCATGAGGAATATGAGCTTGCTGATAAGCCTGAAACTGGTATTTTCCCTGTGGTTCAAGCTGGTAACAAACAAGATTTATCAGCCATGCTGAATTATTTGGGTGTTTCAAATCATGCTGATGGACAAGAAATTGAATGGGTTCGAGCTTCCATTCATAATAACTCCATCAAATGGCAACCGAATAATGATCATCAGCAAGGATTGGTTCCTGACGTTAGGGGTATGACATTGCGGGATGCTTTATATCTTTTAGAAAATACAGGCTTGAAGGTGGAAGTGAAAGGGGAAAAGGGAAGGGTTTCTCAGCAATCACAATATCCGGGTTCGAGAGCATTGAAGGGAAGTACAATTAAATTAGAAGTAGGTTAG
- a CDS encoding UDP-N-acetylmuramoyl-L-alanyl-D-glutamate--2,6-diaminopimelate ligase, with protein sequence MANLKDILYKVKLISISGATDIAIDALQFDSRIVGAGDVFIAIKGTQVDGHEYISKAVEQGAVAVVCEDIPTEIHPEVTYVQTDNSAKALGIMADNYFGHPSERLKLIAVTGTNGKTTTVSLLHQLFMNLGYHTGMISTVQNQINNAVIPATHTTPDALQLNSLLKKMVESGCNVVFMEASSHAVEQERMAGLKLAGAVFTNISHEHLDYHKTFDNYIKAKKKLFDDLPADAFALVNVDDKRGMVMLQNCKASKHTYSLKMMATYKAKVLSNSLQGLELNIDQKDVWFRQIGYFNAYNLLAAYATAHLLEEESEEVLMNLSQIELNNGRFEQVPNNAGITAIVDYAHTPDALENVLQTIDNIRTGNEQVLTVVGCGGNRDTTKRPLMAEIACRFSDRVILTSDNPRYEEPEAIIADMQKGVPISQVRKVTNLPDRKEAIKLACSFAQKGDIILVAGKGHETYQEVRGERSHFDDKEVVNEMLSLIHNK encoded by the coding sequence GTGGCAAACTTAAAAGACATATTATATAAAGTAAAATTGATCAGCATTTCGGGTGCCACTGATATTGCTATAGATGCACTTCAGTTCGATTCTAGAATTGTAGGGGCTGGAGATGTGTTTATAGCCATTAAGGGGACTCAAGTAGATGGTCATGAATATATTTCTAAAGCAGTAGAGCAAGGAGCAGTAGCTGTAGTCTGTGAAGATATTCCTACTGAAATTCATCCTGAAGTAACTTATGTTCAGACGGATAATTCTGCCAAAGCTTTGGGCATTATGGCAGATAATTACTTTGGTCATCCCTCTGAGAGATTGAAGCTGATTGCTGTAACGGGTACAAATGGTAAAACAACGACTGTCAGTTTGTTACATCAGCTCTTTATGAACTTAGGTTATCACACGGGAATGATTTCTACGGTTCAAAATCAGATTAATAATGCTGTAATTCCTGCAACTCATACTACACCTGACGCTTTACAGTTGAATTCGCTTTTAAAAAAGATGGTGGAGTCTGGCTGTAATGTAGTTTTTATGGAGGCCAGTAGTCATGCTGTTGAGCAAGAGAGAATGGCAGGCTTAAAATTGGCTGGAGCCGTTTTTACTAATATTTCACATGAGCATCTAGACTATCACAAGACTTTTGACAATTACATAAAAGCCAAAAAGAAATTATTTGATGATTTGCCTGCCGATGCATTTGCGCTGGTAAATGTTGACGATAAAAGAGGAATGGTGATGTTGCAAAATTGTAAAGCCTCAAAACATACTTATTCCTTAAAAATGATGGCAACTTATAAAGCCAAAGTTTTAAGTAATTCGCTACAAGGGTTGGAGCTAAATATTGATCAAAAAGATGTTTGGTTTAGGCAAATTGGCTATTTCAACGCTTATAATTTATTGGCAGCTTATGCAACAGCACACCTTTTGGAGGAGGAAAGCGAAGAGGTTCTAATGAATTTATCTCAAATCGAATTGAATAATGGCAGATTTGAGCAAGTGCCAAATAATGCTGGAATCACGGCCATAGTAGATTACGCACACACCCCTGACGCTTTAGAAAATGTGTTGCAGACTATTGATAATATACGAACGGGTAATGAACAAGTCTTAACGGTAGTAGGCTGCGGAGGGAATAGAGATACAACGAAAAGGCCTTTGATGGCAGAAATTGCTTGCAGGTTTAGTGATAGAGTGATTTTAACTTCTGATAATCCTAGATATGAAGAGCCGGAAGCTATCATTGCCGATATGCAGAAGGGAGTGCCTATTTCTCAAGTGAGAAAAGTAACCAATCTTCCTGATAGAAAGGAAGCGATAAAATTGGCTTGTAGTTTTGCGCAAAAGGGAGATATTATTCTAGTGGCAGGTAAAGGCCATGAAACTTATCAGGAAGTGAGAGGCGAAAGAAGCCATTTCGATGATAAGGAAGTAGTAAATGAAATGTTGAGTTTAATACATAATAAATAA